The following are encoded together in the Thermothelomyces thermophilus ATCC 42464 chromosome 3, complete sequence genome:
- a CDS encoding glycoside hydrolase family 76 protein (CAZy_ID 267976): protein MRLCWYGSLGQRGPRRFGSQNAIDAAATGPSPSETRYLQPRLDFDIRAAARSAIEAMNKKFYSSAQAIWSPGDPWWLSGVALTAVIDYMRKTGTGDYLGQVENIIRVQRTQHPQNGGEFRADSTDDTGWWGLAMIRMYDLTGNSTYLNIATEDETFMYKYWTSFPCGGGIYVDTKTKTYKNAIANELYIKLAASLHNRIANDTKYLSRAETAWTWFQRSGMIKGDNLINDGLAASSNGACYNNRLPVWTYNQGVILGALVELYRATSSESYLTSARAIADAVLSNDGSTNPQLSSPYDGEGGGGVLTEASCKPDEPDGCNHDQQVFKGVLAYNLAELDAAVPDGSRPYRAYLERNAQSAYVNAREQATDLYDVGWAGPPFRNSTIGKQASAVGLLVAVV, encoded by the exons ATGAGGCTTTGCTGGTACGGTTCGCTTGGCCAACGAGGACCGCGACGCTTTGGCTCTCAGAATGCTAT CGATGCCGCGGCGACTGGCCCTTCGCCATCCGAGACCAGGTACCTGCAGCCGAGGCTAGACTTCGATATccgagcagcagcaaggTCGGCCATCGAGGCCATGAACAAGAAGTTCTATTCCTCCGCGCAGGCAATCTGGTCGCCAGGTGACCCGTGGTGGCTCAGCGGCGTAGCTCTCACCGCTGTCATAGACTACATGCGCAAGACAGGTACCGGCGATTACCTGGGTCAAGTTGAGAACATAATCCGGGTACAGAGAACCCAACATCCGCAGAACGGTGGCGAGTTCCGCGCCGACTCGACTGACGATACGGGATGGT GGGGGCTCGCCATGATTCGGATGTACGACCTGACGGGCAACAGCACCTACCTCAACATCGCGACCGAGGACGAGACCTTTATGTACAAATACTGGACTTCCTTCCCTTGCGGTGGTGGAATATATGTCGACACCAAAACCAAGACATACAAGAACGCCATCGCAAACGAGCTCTACATCAAGCTCGCGGCCTCCCTGCACAACCGCATCGCCAACGATACCAAGTACCTTTCTCGAGCGGAAACCGCCTGGACCTGGTTCCAAAGATCGGGCATGATCAAGGGCGACAACCTGATCAACGATGGACTAGCCGCTTCCAGCAACGGGGCCTGCTACAACAATAGGCTGCCCGTCTGGACCTACAACCAAGGCGTCATTCTCGGCGCCCTCGTCG AACTCTACCGTGCCACCTCCTCCGAGAGCTACCTGACCTCGGCCCGCGCCATCGCCGACGCGGTCCTCTCCAACGACGGCAGCACCAATCCGCAGCTCAGCTCCCCATACGACGGCGAAGGCGGCGGGGGCGTCCTGACGGAGGCGTCCTGCAAGCCCGACGAGCCGGACGGGTGCAACCATGACCAGCAGGTCTTCAAGGGCGTCCTGGCGTACAACCTGGCCGAGCTCGACGCGGCCGTCCCGGACGGCAGCCGGCCTTACCGGGCGTACCTGGAGCGGAACGCCCAGAGCGCGTACGTCAACGCGCGGGAGCAGGCGACAGACCTGTACGACGTCGGCTGGGCAGGGCCGCCCTTCAGGAACTCGACAATCGGGAAGCAGGCGAGCGCGGTCGGGCTGCTGGTCGCTGTGGTCTGA